DNA sequence from the Nitrososphaerota archaeon genome:
ATTTGCATTATTCTCAATTGCCATTGCCGCAGCCGAAGTGGCAGTGGGACTTGCACTAATCATCGTAGCATATCGCATGTACAAGAATGTCGATATTGCAGAATTTAGGAGCCTGAAAGGGTAATGGAATACGCACTTCTTCAGGCAGTCTTCCTGCCTTTGTTATTGTCACCAATAGCATATATTCTGGGCAGAAAGATGGGTCCAAACGCCGCAACCTGGTTTACCTTTGGACTGTTGCTATATTGCACATTTTTAGTCATACAAGTGTCGCTATCTGGAAGCTATGAAGAGCACTATGTCTGGACCAAACTCTTTGGAGAATTTGGATTCAAGCTGGACGGTCTTGCAATTCCGTTTGCAGTAATCATCTATGTTCTAAGTACTGTATTGGCACTATACTCCAAACCATACATGTTGCACAAGTTCCATGAAATGTACGAAGAACACTTCCACCACACTAACTCTGGCTCTGGACAGACAACTGCAATGGTAGAATCCTCTGAGATGAACAAATATGTCAAAAAGCAGTCCGGTCTGTACTTTGCACTGTATCTGGTATTTGTTATGGGCATGCTTGGTACAGTTCTTGCAACAAATCTCATCCAATTCTATATTTTCTTTGAGGTCATGCTGATTCCGGCTTTCTTCCTAGTTGCATTCTGGGGTGACGGACCTAGAAGAAGAATTTCCCTGATGTTCCTGTTCTGGACCCATGTTGGCGCAGTTGTGTTGTTGTTAGGATTTTTGACAATTGGATTATCCATTGGAAGCTTTGACTTTGCGGCAATATCGGAGGCAAAAATCCCGCAAGATGTCCTGATGCTTTCTGCAATAGCTATAGTACTTGGCCTTTCAGTCAAGCTTGCGGCCTTTATCTACCACATTTGGCTACCATATGTCCACGGAGCAGCCCCCACACCAATTAGTGCACTGCTGTCTCCTGCAATGATCGGAATTGGTGCATATGGTCTTTTCAGATTAATTATCGAATTTTTGCCAAACACGTATGCAGAAATGGCAATCTGGCTCCACATCTGGGGTCTTATCACTATGATTTACGGAGGTGCAATGGCACTAATGCAAGATGACATCAAGCGATTATTGGCATATTCCAGCATAAGCCAGATGGGCTACATCCTATTTGGAATAGGCTCGTATTCCACATTAGGACTTGCGGGAGCAGAGTTCATGTATGTGACCCACGGCTTGGGTAAAGCACTCCTCTTCATGACTGCAGGTATTCTGATTGTGCAGTGTGGCACGCGAAGCATGACAAAACTTGGAGGGCTTGCAGGAAAAATGCCAATCACTGCAGTCTGTGCCGTAATTGGCGCACTAACAATTGCCGGAGTTCCACCAACGAGTGGATTCATGGGTGAGTGGACTTTGTTTGCCGGTGCATTAGACACAGCAGTCAAAGAAAATGCCGCAAGTGGCGCAACGCTACGATACATCACATTTGGATTGGGACTCGTTGCCACAGTAATTACAATGTCTTACATGCTCTGGATGCTAAAGCGAGTATTCTTTGGAAAACTACCAGAGCACCTTTCACACGTAAAGGAGGCAAGCTGGTACATGACTGCTCCAATGATGGTTCTAGCTGGATTTACTATTGTGGTGGGCATATACCCAGACTTGTTCTTTGAGGATATCATCCCATACATGAAAGGAGTGCTTGGCGTATAATGGCTGACGCTAGCATGCTGAGCTTTTTGCCAGACTTTGCGCCAACAAGTGCATGGCTTGTCTGGATTTTACCATTTATCGCAGCTCTAATTATTCCGGCAGTCGGAAAAGCAACACAACGTGGTACTGGATGGGTAGCAGTAGGATTTGCTTTGATGAGTGCAATTTCTGCTGCGACACTTTTGCCTGGTGCACTAGAAGCACACGAAGTGCATGACCAGGTAAACTGGATCTCAACAATTGGAATCAAAGCAGGAGTGCTAGCTGACCCACTAGCTGTAATAATGGCAAATGTAGTTGGGTGGATTTCATTTTTGATAATGGTTTACAGCACTGGATACATGAAAGGCGACAAGGACATTACTCGATTCTGGTTCTGGATGATGTTCTTTATTGGTTCGATGCAGATCATCGTATTGTCTGATAACCTACTAATGATGTTCTTTGGATGGGAAGGCGTAGGACTTGCATCATACGCACTGATTTCGTTCTGGTATAGGGACAAACACAAGGACCATGTCGGCGTTCAGGGAAGAACCGTACTGGGATTACAAGAGTATTATGCGCCGACACACGCAGGTATGAAGGCATTCATCATGACCAAGGTCGGCGACATCATGATGCTAGCTGGAATGTTCTTGATTTTCGCATTTGCAGGCACATTTGGATTCAGAGAATTAATGAACGACACTGCATGGGCTAGTGCGATGCAAGCACAAGGCTTGCTGGTACCAGCAGCTGTTTTGCTATTTGGAGGCGCAATCGGAAAATCTGCGCAATTCCCACTAAACGAATGGTTACTAGAAGCAATGACAGGCCCAACCGCAGTTTCTGCACTGATTCACGCGGCAACAATGGTGAAGGCAGGTGTTTTCTTGGTTGCAAGAATTGGACCGCTTTTCTTTGCATTGGCTGCTGCCGGATTTGCACTAGACCAATTCTTTGAAGTAATTGCTTGGGTTGGAGGAATCACCGCAATACTATTGGCTACGCAAGGAATGGTAAATCCAGAAATAAAGAAAGTACTGGCATACTCTACTGGCTCGCAAATCGGTTTCATGATGATGGCAATGGGTGTTGCTGGTCTATCGCACCAGTACGTTGATGGTTACACCGCCGGATTCTTCCATCTTATTTCACACGCAATGTTCAAGGCATCACTCTTCATGGCCGCCGGCTCATTACTCCATGTGGTGGGATCCAGATTCATGACAGACATGGGAGGACTGCGAAAGCATATGAAAAAGACATATGCGTTCATGTGGGCTGCAGGCCTAGGCCTGATGGGTGCTCCATTTATCACGACTGGATTTTGGAGCAAGGATGCAATCTTTGCCGCAGTGTACGAGTCTGGCAACACTTGGGCAATGCCGTTATTTGCAATTGCAGTACTGACTGCAGTTATTACTACTTTCTATACTACAAGAATGATTGGAATGGTCTTCTTTGGAGATAAATCCAAGCACATTGAGCACATGGAAAAAGAAGGTCACCACGTCCACGAGGCAAGCCTCTCCATGTGGGCTCCATATGGAATTCTAGCGGTGCTGACAATTGGCATTGGTATAGTTGGATTGTCCGCAGAACACGGCATCCATGAATTATTCACAGAATACTTGGGACACACATTCAACATCGAGGCAGAACACGGCCTGGTACCAGAACATGATGAAGAAAGCATACTGCCGTCATTCTTGGAGGGAATCAACCCAGTTGCACTGATGGCATCGCTTGCAGCATTTGGAATTGGAATATCTTTGGGATATGTCTTCTATATTGGAAGATTTGTAGACCCAGTCAAGTTTGTGAACTCTAACATTTTCTTTTATGCAATTCATAAGACTTTGCTGAATAGATGGTACCTCAATGCGATAGTTTACTGGTGCTTTGTAGTGGCACCACTATGGCTTGCAAGAGGAATCTGGAGATACTTTGAGAGATATGCAATCGACTTGGGCCTTAACGTCGGCTTTGAAAAGTCCGTCGGCTGGAGCGCCAAAGTAGTGCAAAAGGCCCAGACCGGCGTGGTACAGTCTTATCTTTACGTATTTGGAGCGGGAATACTATTCGTAGTATTGTTCCTGTTCTTGTAGGAGATATACTATGATAGAAATCACATCAACTCCAATTGTCCTGATTGCAATACTGGGTTCAATCGGCATGATTCTCCCAGTTATATCCGTAATACGAAAGGAAAAGGGGTCGAACTCGTTTTATGCGGCAATTGCATTTGGTGCACTGATAGCATCAATTGGCTATGTTGCATACGAGATAGTCTCAGGCCAGCTTCCTCCAGCAGCGGTATTTTCTGCAGATGTTCTTGCAAATGACTCCTTTAGCGGCCTGTTCGCAATAGCAATGCTAATTGTCGCAATAATCACAACTGCAGGCTCGTTTAATTTCATGCGTGGACAAGCTCATCCTCCAGTCTACTATTCTCTGATATTATTATCCACAATAGGAATGGTGCTAGTTGCATATTCTACTGATCTAGTAATGCTCTTTGTAGCATGGGAGCTAATGTCAATTCCAACATATGTTTTGGCTGGATTTATGAAAAAGAATCCAAGCTCAAACGAGGCGGCACTCAAGTACTTCCTCTTCGGCGCATTGTCTTCTGCAATTATAATTTATGGAATTTCTATAGTGTATGGTCTGACTGGCTCGACAAACATTGGCGAGGTCATGATGGGCCTTGCAAATCTAGATCCTTCAATGATGCCGCTTGCCCTCTTGGCAGTAGGTATGTTCATTGCAGGATTTGGATTCAAGATGGGTCTAGTCCCATTCCACATGTGGCTTCCAGACACCTATGAGGGTGCGCCCCCAACAATCACTGCACTGTTAGCAGCTGGAACCAAAAAGGCAGGATTTGCAGCCGCCCTTCGAGTAATCATAATGGGTACTATAGCACTGCAGCTAGACTGGACATTTGCACTAGGTGTAATTGCAGTAATGACAATGACTGTTGGAAACATTGCAGCCATAATGCAAAAGAACATTTCACGTATGCTTGCGTATTCCAGTATAGGTCATGCCGGCTACATATTGATTGGACTGGCAGTTGCTCCGTTTACATCACTTGGCATTCAGGGATCATTGTTCCATGTCTTGAATCACTCTGTCATGAAGGGTGCAGCATTCATTGCAATTGCAGGCATTGTTACTACAATTGGCATAACAAATATCGATAAACTCAAGGGCCTAGGCAGAAAGATGCCAATCACATCGATAGGTCTGGTCATATCAATATTGGCACTGGCAGGTGTACCACCGACTGCAGGATTTTGGAGCAAGCTGATTCTCTTTGGCTCTGCGCTAGAGACTGGACTTCCGGCGTGGGCAGGCTGGCTTGCAATAGCGGGTGTTCTCAACTCTGCATTGTCTCTGGCTTACTATGGTTGGATCATACGAAAGATGTACTTTGAAGGTGAGACTGAGAAAAAGGTCAAGGAACCAAAGGCAATCATCGGTGTAATGATATTCTCTATAATATTTCTAATCGGAATAGGAGTCTATCCAGACCCAATTATAGAATTCACAAAGAATGCAGTACCAATACTGGATACCGCGCTTACAATTTCAAAGTAGTCAGTCTTAGCAAATACTCCAAGTGAGACTTTGCATCATTGTCTGGAATTATTCTAAGACTGGCCGCAGCTTTTCCAGCATAATCCTTCAGCATTTTTTCCATATGATTGAAAATGTCACGCGGGTCCATGCTTCGCTT
Encoded proteins:
- a CDS encoding NADH-quinone oxidoreductase subunit M; amino-acid sequence: MEYALLQAVFLPLLLSPIAYILGRKMGPNAATWFTFGLLLYCTFLVIQVSLSGSYEEHYVWTKLFGEFGFKLDGLAIPFAVIIYVLSTVLALYSKPYMLHKFHEMYEEHFHHTNSGSGQTTAMVESSEMNKYVKKQSGLYFALYLVFVMGMLGTVLATNLIQFYIFFEVMLIPAFFLVAFWGDGPRRRISLMFLFWTHVGAVVLLLGFLTIGLSIGSFDFAAISEAKIPQDVLMLSAIAIVLGLSVKLAAFIYHIWLPYVHGAAPTPISALLSPAMIGIGAYGLFRLIIEFLPNTYAEMAIWLHIWGLITMIYGGAMALMQDDIKRLLAYSSISQMGYILFGIGSYSTLGLAGAEFMYVTHGLGKALLFMTAGILIVQCGTRSMTKLGGLAGKMPITAVCAVIGALTIAGVPPTSGFMGEWTLFAGALDTAVKENAASGATLRYITFGLGLVATVITMSYMLWMLKRVFFGKLPEHLSHVKEASWYMTAPMMVLAGFTIVVGIYPDLFFEDIIPYMKGVLGV
- a CDS encoding NADH-quinone oxidoreductase subunit L — its product is MLSFLPDFAPTSAWLVWILPFIAALIIPAVGKATQRGTGWVAVGFALMSAISAATLLPGALEAHEVHDQVNWISTIGIKAGVLADPLAVIMANVVGWISFLIMVYSTGYMKGDKDITRFWFWMMFFIGSMQIIVLSDNLLMMFFGWEGVGLASYALISFWYRDKHKDHVGVQGRTVLGLQEYYAPTHAGMKAFIMTKVGDIMMLAGMFLIFAFAGTFGFRELMNDTAWASAMQAQGLLVPAAVLLFGGAIGKSAQFPLNEWLLEAMTGPTAVSALIHAATMVKAGVFLVARIGPLFFALAAAGFALDQFFEVIAWVGGITAILLATQGMVNPEIKKVLAYSTGSQIGFMMMAMGVAGLSHQYVDGYTAGFFHLISHAMFKASLFMAAGSLLHVVGSRFMTDMGGLRKHMKKTYAFMWAAGLGLMGAPFITTGFWSKDAIFAAVYESGNTWAMPLFAIAVLTAVITTFYTTRMIGMVFFGDKSKHIEHMEKEGHHVHEASLSMWAPYGILAVLTIGIGIVGLSAEHGIHELFTEYLGHTFNIEAEHGLVPEHDEESILPSFLEGINPVALMASLAAFGIGISLGYVFYIGRFVDPVKFVNSNIFFYAIHKTLLNRWYLNAIVYWCFVVAPLWLARGIWRYFERYAIDLGLNVGFEKSVGWSAKVVQKAQTGVVQSYLYVFGAGILFVVLFLFL
- a CDS encoding NADH-quinone oxidoreductase subunit N — protein: MIEITSTPIVLIAILGSIGMILPVISVIRKEKGSNSFYAAIAFGALIASIGYVAYEIVSGQLPPAAVFSADVLANDSFSGLFAIAMLIVAIITTAGSFNFMRGQAHPPVYYSLILLSTIGMVLVAYSTDLVMLFVAWELMSIPTYVLAGFMKKNPSSNEAALKYFLFGALSSAIIIYGISIVYGLTGSTNIGEVMMGLANLDPSMMPLALLAVGMFIAGFGFKMGLVPFHMWLPDTYEGAPPTITALLAAGTKKAGFAAALRVIIMGTIALQLDWTFALGVIAVMTMTVGNIAAIMQKNISRMLAYSSIGHAGYILIGLAVAPFTSLGIQGSLFHVLNHSVMKGAAFIAIAGIVTTIGITNIDKLKGLGRKMPITSIGLVISILALAGVPPTAGFWSKLILFGSALETGLPAWAGWLAIAGVLNSALSLAYYGWIIRKMYFEGETEKKVKEPKAIIGVMIFSIIFLIGIGVYPDPIIEFTKNAVPILDTALTISK